The nucleotide window TATTCAATAATCCGTTCGACTCTTTTAATGATTGGTAGAAATCATTCTTTGAACCTTCGTATTTCTGCTGCTCAAATAATGCAGAATTGTTCTCCAATGAATCGATCATGAATTCAAATTCTTGCTGGCTTAATGAAAAACCATTTGTTCCTGTTTCTCTATCACCTTGTATAGAATAAAAATCCGATACCAGATCGCTTGCCTCATCAAATGTCACACTTGAGAACACATGGACTTGCTCATCATAAAAGAGTGAGTGCTGGATGAAACGGTCTCCTCTCAGATGGTAGGATACCGCTTCTTCTCCACCCTCTCCATCATGCCTGGAAACTTTCATAGATTGGTCTGAGTAATTAAGGATAGCAATGATATCAGCCAGTTCTTCTACAAGTGTAAACTTATGATTTTTATAGCTTACTAAGCTTTTAGACAACAATGAACGGGTTGAGATTTGCAGCAAGAGGTCCATTTTTTCATCATCCAGATCACCGAAGTAAACTTGCTTCAATGCGTTGCCCTGTTCAAAAAAACCTTCGCTGTAAAAGCAATAGATTAATTCCTCAATCGAAAGCGAAATTTTGTCCATAGTCTCCTCCTAATTTCCAAATGATAGTTTCCCGAAAAAGGATTTTGAACTATCCAGCAGGTTTGCTGCATGTGACTTAACATCATTAATGGCTTCTTTTGCATTGTTAAAGCTCTCCTTGACATTCCTGACGCCTGAAGCAACTGCCTCTGTACCTTTGTGGATAGAGTCCTTAAACCGCACTGATTGTTTATCGGTCCAAGCAGAAGTCATCGAGGCCACTTTATCTCCAAGCATACTGCCCAGATAGCCCCCAACTGTGGCGCCCGCTGCTGTACCTAAAGGACCGCCCAAGCTTCCAATTATACCGCCAATTACCGCTCCACCAACGGAACCAGCTGTTACTGTAGCAGTTTTGACAACAGCCCTTCCTACCACCTTAGCATTTTCTTCTTTTAATTTTTCGCCACTGTACATGCCATAGTTTTCGGTGATTTTAATGCCTGCTCCTACTGACTCCACACCTGCTGTGATGACTGTTGCCAGAAGGGCATTGGATCTGATAAGCTTTCCGCTGTTTTTCAGGATACTGCCTGCCTGGCTTTTTACAGCCTCGAATCCGCTTTTAAAAGTGCTTGAATCCCTGAGTGCTTGCTTTAATGTAGAAACGCTATTGCTAAGATTCACCATATCCTTAGGATAATAACTCGCCATCTTTTTATAAAGCAGTTCCGCTAACGGCATTTTGCGATTGTAAACCAAATATAATGGATTCACCATCATCCTCGCCATGAAGTTCAGCGGGCGGGAGTTTTCGACTCGCTGAATCATGCTTGCGAGTGGGATTTTCAACTTCCCAGCCTTTATGTACTCAGCTACTTGGAACTTCTTAAGGACATCATCGACATCGGTGAACCTGAACCCGAGCAGATGCATCAGTCCTGCTCCTGCTGAATATTGGGCTCCATGCAGTATATGTTCTAGATGTCCGGCTATTGAATGGTATTTGTCATATAGTCCGCTCGCATACCGATCGTTCAGCATTTTATCAAGAGCTAATGCAAATGCTTCTTTGACTTCCTCTGCCTGGCCATTGACACGCTTTTCTGCAATTGAATACTGATTTATCGAATTGGCGGTATAGGTTTTCAGCTGAACCATCTTTTGTTCAATTCGATTGATGGACGCTGTTGCCCTGGACAAACTCCCGCCTATTCCTCTTCTGTTTATGATTCTTGGATCCACACTGGACTTCACATTGGAAATACCGTTCTCAACACTGATCAGCCGGGAAATATTTTGACTCAAACCCGTTAGGGAGGAGTTTACCTGTTTAGGATTAAAAACAATTTTAGAATTCAAAAATAATCAATCCCTGACAAATTGGTGTACTTTTCCACTTCATTTTAATTATAAATGAGAAGTAATCTTAATTAAATCACTACATTTTCCTATAAATAGGTGTAAAGGTGTGTTTTTCCAAATGTTATCCAGGTCCTATTACCCAATTATTCTATATTTTAAACCTGAATAATCCACCAGGAAAACAGGCAGTAGAAACCGGGAAGAAAAAAAGCAAAAAAAATGGCGTGTAAACTGACACCAGTTTTGACACGCCGTTCTTTCATAGAGCAATAATCAGTTTTTTATACATTAAGATTATTATTTTTATACTTAGATACAATCGTTATCAACAATACAACTAAAGTAATCAGAAGAAAAAGCACTGTTCCTAGAAAGCTAAATATCGCAAATGAAGTGACCATGTCCATATCACTCGTCTTTTCCGCCAAAGAACCTGTAACCTGCCAAGATATTAAGCAAATAATAAACAACACAAAGAAAATCAATAGGTATTTATTTTTTGTTATCATAAAAATCACCTTCACTTAGGTTCAGTTAATAACGTCTCCTTAAAACTATCATAAACATCTGACCAAAGAACGGATTCCTCTGTATACCTCCTTCTTAAAGAACCAAAGGCTTCTTTTTGTTTCTCCGCAAAGGAGGGATTTTCTTTTGGTGGCAGTGCAGCACGAACTTCATCAACGATTTGCTGAGCTTTGGGTGCCCGAGGTCCCCACTTGCCAAGTAAATCTCCTTGATTATTAAAAATTAAAATCATTGGAATGGCGCGTCCACCGTTAGTTAAGTGGCGATCAATCAAATCAGTATCTGCATCCCGCAATGCGACGCGCATTTCTATATCCGCAGCCTCCGCCAATTTGCGAATAACAGGATTGATCATCATGGCATCTCCACACCAATCTTCGGTAATCGTCAGGAAATGAAGTTGATATTGTTTTAACTCCTCAGCAAATCCATCTGCCGGGAGATGAAATTGTTCATAAACAGCAAAACTTTCCTCTTTTAATGTGCCCATTTCATCCATATACTTTTGAATGGATTTCCCCTCTTCAAAATACAGTTGTTCTGTTTTCATTAAGATTTTTCCTCATTTCTATGTTATATCCGTTTCGTAATGTAACGCAGGCATCCAGATTATCTAGTGATAATGTAATTCTTCCCTATTCAAAGCCATAGGCCTATAATGGTTTTCTAAATGAGTAGCACCAT belongs to Mesobacillus subterraneus and includes:
- a CDS encoding thioredoxin family protein → MKTEQLYFEEGKSIQKYMDEMGTLKEESFAVYEQFHLPADGFAEELKQYQLHFLTITEDWCGDAMMINPVIRKLAEAADIEMRVALRDADTDLIDRHLTNGGRAIPMILIFNNQGDLLGKWGPRAPKAQQIVDEVRAALPPKENPSFAEKQKEAFGSLRRRYTEESVLWSDVYDSFKETLLTEPK